A single Brucella intermedia LMG 3301 DNA region contains:
- the def gene encoding peptide deformylase — MSVKPLLILPDPVLRQVSKPVERFDDQLRKFAGDMFDTMYDAPGIGLAAIQVGEPIRMLVIDLAKEGEPKAPHVFINPEIVGVTDEASTYEEGCLSIPDYYAEVERPAAIKVNYFDADGKPHAMEADGLMATCLQHEIDHLNGVLFIDHISKLKRDMVIKKFKKLASQSAPKKVL; from the coding sequence ATGTCTGTAAAACCGCTTCTCATCCTTCCCGATCCCGTCCTGCGCCAGGTTTCCAAGCCTGTGGAGCGCTTTGACGACCAGCTGCGCAAATTTGCCGGCGACATGTTCGACACCATGTATGATGCGCCGGGCATTGGCCTTGCCGCCATTCAGGTGGGCGAGCCGATCCGCATGCTCGTCATCGACCTCGCCAAGGAAGGTGAACCGAAAGCGCCGCATGTCTTCATCAATCCCGAAATCGTCGGCGTGACGGATGAAGCCAGCACCTATGAGGAAGGCTGCCTTTCGATCCCGGATTATTATGCGGAAGTTGAACGGCCAGCCGCCATCAAGGTCAATTATTTCGATGCTGACGGCAAGCCGCATGCAATGGAAGCCGACGGGCTGATGGCCACCTGCCTGCAGCATGAAATCGACCATCTGAACGGCGTGCTCTTCATCGATCATATTTCCAAGCTGAAGCGCGATATGGTCATCAAGAAATTCAAGAAGCTCGCCAGCCAGAGCGCGCCTAAGAAGGTTCTTTAA
- a CDS encoding DNA recombination protein RmuC codes for MENQNLLNEPLLQLGATSFTLGNILLAGIVVLVLCLAIFLIAAARSARLRAVAEAQAEDRARDAEYRMAEILKAQAEMQGRMQTMAEVFGSRQAELNQSIRERLDGMTHRIGQTMTEQTRSTHENLAKLQERLAVIDTAQNNIQSLAGQVVQLQAILANKQTRGAFGQSRMEAIIADGLPQGAYEFQATLSNSTRPDCLVRMPNNAPSLVIDAKFPLEAWNSMRETEQPEARKAAVAQFRRDMEIHIKDVSDKYLIPGETQDTAFLFVPSESIFADIHEHFEALIQRAHRARVVIVSPSLLMLSIQVIQAILKDARMREQAHVIQGEVIRLMEDVGRLDERVRKLQTHFVQANKDIDDILVSSAKVTKRGAKIEALEFGEKPAEETPRSQARSADGSTSQLRLRVVDED; via the coding sequence ATGGAAAACCAGAATCTCTTGAATGAGCCGCTTCTGCAGCTCGGCGCCACATCCTTCACGCTCGGCAATATCCTGCTGGCGGGTATCGTCGTGCTGGTGCTGTGTCTTGCCATTTTTCTGATCGCGGCAGCGCGCTCCGCCCGGCTTCGCGCAGTTGCGGAAGCGCAGGCCGAGGACCGTGCCCGCGATGCGGAATATCGCATGGCGGAAATCCTCAAGGCGCAGGCCGAGATGCAGGGCCGGATGCAGACCATGGCGGAAGTGTTCGGCTCAAGGCAGGCCGAGCTTAACCAGTCGATCCGCGAGCGGCTCGACGGCATGACGCATCGCATCGGCCAGACCATGACCGAGCAGACCCGCTCGACGCATGAAAACCTCGCCAAATTGCAGGAGCGTCTCGCGGTCATCGACACGGCGCAGAACAATATCCAGTCGCTCGCCGGACAGGTGGTGCAGTTGCAGGCGATCCTCGCCAACAAGCAGACACGCGGCGCTTTCGGCCAGTCGCGCATGGAGGCGATCATCGCCGATGGCCTGCCGCAAGGCGCCTACGAATTTCAGGCAACGCTTTCCAACAGCACCCGTCCCGATTGCCTTGTGCGCATGCCGAACAATGCGCCCTCGCTGGTGATCGACGCGAAATTTCCGCTCGAAGCCTGGAATTCGATGCGTGAGACGGAACAGCCGGAGGCGCGCAAGGCAGCAGTCGCCCAGTTCCGCCGCGACATGGAAATTCATATCAAGGACGTGTCCGACAAATATCTGATCCCCGGCGAAACGCAGGACACGGCTTTCCTGTTCGTGCCCTCGGAATCGATCTTTGCGGATATTCACGAACATTTCGAGGCGCTGATCCAGCGTGCGCACCGGGCACGGGTCGTCATCGTCTCGCCGTCGCTGCTGATGCTGTCGATTCAGGTCATTCAGGCCATCCTGAAGGATGCCCGCATGCGCGAGCAGGCGCATGTCATTCAGGGCGAGGTGATCCGCCTGATGGAAGATGTCGGCCGTCTGGATGAGCGCGTGCGCAAGCTGCAAACCCATTTCGTGCAGGCCAACAAGGATATTGACGATATTCTTGTGTCGTCAGCCAAGGTCACGAAACGCGGCGCGAAGATCGAGGCGCTGGAATTCGGCGAAAAGCCTGCCGAGGAAACACCTCGCTCGCAGGCAAGATCGGCGGACGGTTCGACCAGCCAGCTACGCCTGCGCGTGGTGGACGAGGATTGA
- a CDS encoding SelT/SelW/SelH family protein, whose translation MSANPRISITYCTQCNWLLRAAWMAQELLQTFGQDLAEVALHPGTGGVFEIRVHMPDGSEELIWERKRDGGFPEAKVLKQRVRDLVWPERDLGHSDRPANS comes from the coding sequence GTGTCCGCAAATCCCCGCATTTCCATCACCTACTGCACGCAATGCAACTGGCTGTTACGCGCTGCGTGGATGGCGCAGGAACTGTTGCAGACTTTCGGGCAGGATTTGGCGGAAGTGGCGCTTCATCCGGGCACAGGCGGGGTTTTTGAAATCCGCGTTCATATGCCAGACGGCAGCGAAGAACTCATCTGGGAGCGCAAGCGCGATGGCGGATTTCCTGAAGCCAAAGTGTTGAAGCAGCGCGTGCGTGATCTGGTCTGGCCGGAGCGCGATCTCGGTCATTCGGACCGGCCAGCGAATTCGTGA
- a CDS encoding GIY-YIG nuclease family protein has protein sequence MEATVYILRCADGSYYTGLTKQNIEARLWEHNEGIYDSYTKKRRPVELVFTETYDRIVDAIARERQIKGWSRAKKEALIALNYEGLPELSRRKL, from the coding sequence ATGGAAGCAACAGTCTACATTCTGCGTTGCGCGGATGGGTCTTATTATACCGGGCTTACCAAGCAGAACATCGAAGCCCGGTTATGGGAACACAACGAAGGTATCTACGATAGCTATACGAAGAAGCGCCGACCGGTCGAGCTTGTCTTCACCGAGACCTATGACCGGATCGTCGATGCCATTGCGCGAGAACGACAGATCAAAGGTTGGTCGCGGGCAAAGAAAGAAGCATTGATAGCGCTGAACTACGAAGGCCTGCCGGAACTGTCGCGACGCAAGCTATAA
- the lepA gene encoding translation elongation factor 4 — translation MSTPLDHIRNFSIVAHIDHGKSTLADRLIQLTGGLDTREMKDQVLDSMDIERERGITIKAQTVRLSYKAKNGEDYVLNLIDTPGHVDFAYEVSRSLAACEGSLLVVDASQGVEAQTLANVYQAIDNNHEIVVVLNKIDLPAAEPERVKQQIEEVIGIDAAQAVHISAKTGLGIEDVLEAIVTQLPAPKEGDRNAPLKAMLVDSWYDSYLGVIVLVRIIDGVLKKGQTIRMMGTGAKYPVERTGVFTPKMVQVDELGPGELGFITASIKEVADTRVGDTITEDRRPTEKMLSGFKPAQPVVFCGLFPVDAADFEDLRAAMGKLRLNDASFSFEMETSAALGFGFRCGFLGLLHLEIIQERLEREFNLDLITTAPSVVYRLNMQDGSQKELHNPADMPDIVKINAIEEPWIKATIMTPDDYLGAIMKLCQERRGIQIDLTYVGPRAMITYDLPLNEVVFDFYDRLKSISKGYASFDYNLSDYREGDLVKMSILVNEEPVDALSMLVHRTAAEKRGRALCEKLKELIPQHMFKIPIQAAIGGRIVARETISALRKDVTAKCYGGDVTRKRKLLEKQKEGKKRMRQFGKVEIPQEAFIQALKMGDD, via the coding sequence ATGAGCACACCACTTGACCATATTCGCAATTTTTCGATCGTCGCCCATATCGACCACGGCAAATCGACGCTGGCCGACCGCCTCATCCAGTTGACCGGCGGGCTGGATACGCGCGAGATGAAGGATCAGGTTCTCGACTCGATGGATATCGAGCGCGAGCGCGGCATCACCATCAAGGCGCAGACCGTCCGTCTCTCCTACAAGGCGAAGAACGGCGAGGATTACGTGCTGAACCTGATCGACACGCCCGGACACGTCGACTTCGCCTATGAAGTCTCGCGCTCGCTGGCCGCGTGCGAAGGTTCGCTTCTGGTGGTGGACGCTTCCCAGGGCGTGGAAGCGCAGACGCTGGCGAACGTTTATCAGGCCATCGACAACAACCATGAAATCGTGGTCGTGCTGAACAAGATCGACCTGCCCGCCGCCGAGCCCGAGCGCGTCAAGCAGCAGATCGAGGAAGTGATCGGCATCGACGCGGCGCAGGCCGTGCACATTTCCGCCAAGACCGGCCTCGGCATCGAGGATGTGCTGGAAGCCATCGTCACCCAGCTGCCCGCGCCGAAAGAAGGCGACCGCAATGCGCCGCTCAAGGCCATGCTGGTCGACAGCTGGTATGACAGCTATCTCGGCGTCATCGTTCTGGTGCGCATCATCGATGGCGTGTTGAAAAAGGGCCAGACCATCCGCATGATGGGTACGGGCGCGAAATATCCGGTGGAGCGCACCGGTGTTTTCACGCCCAAAATGGTTCAGGTGGACGAACTCGGCCCCGGCGAGCTTGGCTTCATCACCGCTTCCATCAAAGAAGTGGCCGACACCCGCGTCGGCGATACGATCACCGAAGATCGCCGCCCGACGGAAAAGATGCTGTCCGGCTTCAAGCCCGCGCAGCCGGTGGTGTTCTGCGGCCTGTTCCCGGTCGATGCGGCTGATTTCGAGGACCTGCGCGCCGCCATGGGCAAGCTGCGCCTCAACGATGCGTCGTTCTCGTTCGAAATGGAAACATCCGCCGCGCTTGGTTTCGGCTTCCGCTGCGGTTTCCTCGGCCTTCTGCATCTGGAAATCATTCAGGAGCGTCTTGAGCGCGAGTTCAATCTCGACCTTATCACGACCGCGCCTTCGGTCGTCTACCGCCTCAACATGCAGGACGGTTCGCAGAAGGAACTGCACAATCCGGCCGATATGCCGGATATCGTGAAGATCAACGCGATTGAAGAGCCATGGATCAAGGCAACCATCATGACGCCGGATGACTATCTGGGCGCTATCATGAAGCTTTGCCAGGAACGCCGCGGCATCCAGATCGACCTGACCTATGTCGGCCCGCGCGCCATGATCACCTATGATCTGCCGCTCAACGAAGTGGTGTTCGATTTCTACGACCGCCTGAAGTCGATCTCGAAGGGTTATGCCTCGTTCGATTACAATCTTTCGGATTACCGCGAGGGCGATCTGGTCAAGATGTCGATCCTCGTCAATGAAGAGCCGGTCGATGCGCTGTCGATGCTGGTGCACCGGACGGCAGCTGAAAAGCGTGGCCGCGCACTGTGCGAAAAGCTGAAAGAGCTGATCCCGCAGCACATGTTCAAGATCCCGATCCAGGCGGCGATCGGCGGCCGCATCGTGGCGCGCGAGACGATCTCGGCGCTGCGCAAGGACGTGACGGCCAAGTGCTACGGCGGCGACGTGACGCGCAAGCGCAAGCTTCTGGAAAAGCAGAAGGAAGGCAAGAAGCGCATGCGCCAGTTCGGCAAGGTCGAAATCCCGCAGGAGGCCTTTATTCAGGCGCTCAAGATGGGCGATGATTGA
- a CDS encoding complex I NDUFA9 subunit family protein, producing the protein MKTEPNEVHNRPKLVTVFGGSGFVGRAVVAALTKRGYRVRVAVRKPEIAYYMAPLGNVGQIQMVQANVRHRGSVEHVIKGSDHVVNLVGILSESGRQRFNTVQVLGAKNIAEAAKAAGIRMTHVSSLAADANSPSDYARTKAEGEKAILSVLPDSVILRPSIIFGPEDRFFNRFANMARFSPFLPAIGGGETKLQPVYVGDVAEAVARAVDGKLMPGGVYELGGPDVQPFRNWMTDMLGVIARKRLIVSMPWWVARLQASILGLLPNPMLTNDQVTLLKFDNVVSEKAIKEGRTLQGMGITPESVDAVLPSYLWRYRVAGQYTKTGFA; encoded by the coding sequence ATGAAGACCGAACCGAACGAAGTCCATAACAGGCCGAAACTGGTCACCGTTTTCGGCGGCTCAGGCTTTGTCGGGCGCGCAGTGGTTGCGGCTCTCACCAAGCGCGGCTACCGCGTGCGCGTTGCCGTGCGCAAGCCGGAAATTGCCTATTACATGGCGCCGCTCGGCAATGTCGGCCAGATCCAGATGGTGCAGGCCAATGTACGCCATCGCGGCTCCGTGGAACATGTCATCAAGGGTTCCGACCATGTGGTCAACCTCGTCGGCATTCTGTCCGAAAGCGGTCGCCAGCGTTTCAACACGGTCCAGGTGCTCGGCGCGAAGAACATTGCCGAAGCCGCCAAGGCCGCAGGCATCCGCATGACGCATGTGTCCTCGCTTGCAGCCGACGCCAATTCGCCGTCGGATTATGCGCGCACCAAGGCGGAAGGCGAAAAGGCCATTCTTTCCGTCCTGCCGGACAGCGTCATCCTGCGCCCGTCGATCATTTTCGGTCCTGAGGACCGCTTCTTCAACCGCTTCGCCAACATGGCGCGCTTTTCGCCATTCCTGCCTGCAATCGGCGGCGGCGAAACGAAGCTCCAGCCGGTCTATGTCGGCGACGTGGCGGAAGCCGTGGCGCGCGCCGTCGACGGCAAGCTGATGCCGGGCGGCGTCTATGAACTCGGCGGCCCCGATGTGCAGCCATTCAGGAACTGGATGACGGACATGCTCGGCGTGATCGCCCGCAAGCGCCTCATTGTTTCCATGCCCTGGTGGGTTGCCCGTTTGCAGGCATCGATCCTCGGCCTGCTGCCGAACCCGATGCTCACCAACGATCAGGTGACGCTGCTGAAATTCGACAATGTGGTTTCGGAAAAAGCCATCAAGGAAGGTCGCACTTTGCAGGGCATGGGCATCACGCCGGAAAGCGTCGACGCCGTGCTGCCATCCTATCTGTGGCGCTACCGTGTCGCCGGCCAGTACACCAAGACCGGCTTTGCTTGA
- a CDS encoding undecaprenyl-diphosphate phosphatase, translating into MDIFNLLEAAFLGLIEGLTEFIPVSSTGHLLLVGHFLGFESTGKTFEVLIQLGAILAILTVYSAKLLKILTDFPRDARTRRFVFGILVAFLPAAVIGALAHGFIKSVLFETPMLVCAMLIIGGFVLLWVDQLNLRPRYHDVMDYPLPMCLAIGFIQCLAMIPGVSRSGSTIVGSLLLGADKRSAAEFSFFLAMPTMAGAFAYDLYKSRDILSFNDGALIGVGFVMAFISGVFVVRYLLDYVSRHGFKLFAWWRLIVGALGMAALMIWG; encoded by the coding sequence ATGGATATTTTCAATCTACTGGAAGCTGCATTTCTCGGTCTCATCGAAGGTCTGACCGAATTTATCCCTGTTTCCTCCACCGGGCATTTGCTGCTGGTCGGGCATTTTCTGGGCTTTGAATCCACAGGAAAGACCTTCGAGGTGCTGATCCAGCTCGGCGCCATTCTGGCCATTCTGACGGTCTATTCGGCGAAACTTCTTAAAATCCTCACCGATTTCCCGCGCGATGCCCGCACGCGGCGCTTCGTTTTCGGCATTCTGGTCGCCTTCCTGCCTGCGGCGGTCATCGGCGCTCTCGCGCATGGCTTCATCAAGAGCGTGCTGTTCGAAACGCCGATGCTGGTCTGCGCCATGCTTATCATCGGCGGGTTCGTCCTGCTGTGGGTGGACCAGCTCAACCTGCGTCCGCGCTATCATGATGTGATGGATTATCCGCTGCCCATGTGCCTCGCCATCGGCTTCATTCAGTGCCTGGCGATGATACCGGGCGTGTCGCGCTCCGGTTCCACCATTGTCGGCTCGCTGCTGCTCGGCGCCGACAAGCGTTCGGCAGCCGAGTTCTCGTTCTTCCTCGCCATGCCCACCATGGCGGGCGCTTTTGCCTATGACCTCTACAAGAGCCGCGATATCCTGTCGTTCAACGACGGGGCGCTGATCGGGGTAGGCTTTGTGATGGCCTTCATCTCCGGCGTTTTCGTCGTGCGCTATCTGCTCGATTACGTCTCCCGCCACGGCTTCAAGCTGTTTGCCTGGTGGCGTCTGATCGTCGGTGCGCTCGGAATGGCGGCACTGATGATCTGGGGATGA
- a CDS encoding glutathione S-transferase family protein, translating to MLTLFHHPMSSGSRYVRLILGEYGVEAELIEERPWSRRKEFLALNPAATLPVLLAENDLPVVGATVIAEYLDETRGALKRSRRLLPESPMERAEVRRLVDWFLLKFENEVTRHIARERVFKLQMAAEMGGSAPDSTAIRAARTNIRQHMKYIDWLAATRDWLGGAHPSYADMAAAASISVLDYLGEIEWGETKAARDWYARMKSRPAFRPLLSDRVRGLAPVAHYGDLDF from the coding sequence ATGCTTACGCTTTTTCATCATCCCATGTCTTCGGGTTCGCGCTATGTGCGGCTCATCCTCGGCGAATATGGCGTTGAAGCGGAACTTATCGAGGAACGGCCGTGGTCGCGCCGCAAGGAATTCCTGGCGCTGAACCCGGCGGCAACCCTGCCCGTGCTCCTGGCCGAAAACGACCTTCCGGTCGTCGGCGCAACGGTGATCGCCGAATATCTGGACGAGACGCGCGGCGCATTGAAGCGCAGCCGCCGCCTCCTCCCGGAAAGCCCGATGGAGCGCGCAGAAGTGCGCCGCCTGGTCGACTGGTTCCTGCTGAAATTCGAAAATGAAGTGACGCGCCACATTGCCCGCGAACGTGTGTTCAAGTTGCAGATGGCGGCAGAGATGGGCGGCAGCGCGCCGGATTCGACCGCCATCCGCGCCGCCCGCACCAATATCCGCCAGCATATGAAATATATCGACTGGCTGGCCGCGACCCGCGACTGGCTCGGCGGCGCGCATCCAAGCTATGCCGACATGGCGGCGGCGGCTTCCATTTCCGTGCTCGACTATCTGGGCGAGATCGAATGGGGCGAAACCAAAGCGGCGCGTGACTGGTATGCACGCATGAAATCGCGCCCGGCTTTCCGCCCGTTGCTTTCCGACCGCGTGCGCGGGCTTGCCCCGGTGGCCCATTATGGCGACCTCGATTTCTGA